In Pseudonocardia cypriaca, a single genomic region encodes these proteins:
- a CDS encoding VOC family protein, whose amino-acid sequence MAALTSAVVQIFAKDVRRSIEFYRLLGLAVPEPGAPDPHVDVELPGGNRLSFDAEETITGMHPEWSPPDTAGRVALAFGLGSPTEVDAMFERLTTAGHPGPLPPYDAPWGQRYATVLDPDGNIVDLFAPLDG is encoded by the coding sequence ATGGCAGCGTTGACATCGGCAGTCGTCCAGATCTTCGCCAAGGACGTCCGGCGCTCGATCGAGTTCTACCGCCTGCTGGGCCTGGCGGTTCCGGAGCCGGGTGCCCCCGACCCGCACGTCGACGTGGAGCTCCCCGGCGGCAACCGGCTGTCCTTCGACGCCGAGGAGACGATCACCGGCATGCACCCGGAGTGGAGCCCTCCCGACACCGCCGGTCGGGTCGCGCTCGCCTTCGGGCTCGGCTCACCCACCGAGGTGGACGCGATGTTCGAACGCCTCACGACGGCCGGGCACCCCGGCCCGCTGCCGCCCTACGACGCGCCATGGGGGCAGCGCTACGCCACCGTCCTCGACCCGGACGGCAACATCGTGGACCTGTTCGCCCCGCTCGACGGCTGA
- a CDS encoding ABC transporter ATP-binding protein, whose translation MRPVIELRGVAKIYGSDDTVVRAVDGVDLVVERGDYVAVMGASGSGKSTLMNIIGCLDSPTRGRYALDGVDTRRLDERQQALIRNRKIGFVFQSFNLIPRTTALRNVELPMAYARVRKPERRRRALRALEQVGLAERVHHRPSELSGGQQQRVAIARAIATDPVLLLADEPTGALDSRSTDEVLALFEDLNADGRTLVVITHEEQVAQRARRVLHMRDGRIVSDERVTPAVAS comes from the coding sequence ATGCGGCCGGTCATCGAGCTGCGGGGAGTCGCGAAGATCTACGGCAGCGACGACACGGTGGTTCGTGCGGTGGACGGGGTCGACCTCGTGGTGGAGCGCGGCGACTACGTCGCGGTGATGGGGGCGTCGGGCTCCGGGAAGTCGACGCTGATGAACATCATCGGCTGCCTCGACTCCCCGACCCGGGGCCGCTACGCCCTCGACGGCGTGGACACCCGCCGGCTCGACGAGCGCCAGCAGGCCCTGATCCGCAACCGGAAGATCGGGTTCGTCTTCCAGTCGTTCAACCTGATCCCGCGCACCACCGCCCTGCGCAACGTCGAGCTGCCGATGGCCTACGCGCGCGTCCGCAAACCGGAGCGGCGACGTCGGGCGTTGCGGGCGCTGGAGCAGGTGGGGCTCGCCGAGCGGGTGCACCACCGCCCGTCCGAGCTGTCCGGTGGGCAACAGCAGCGGGTGGCGATCGCCCGCGCGATCGCGACCGATCCGGTCCTGCTGCTGGCCGACGAGCCGACGGGGGCCCTCGACAGCCGCAGCACGGACGAGGTGCTGGCGCTCTTCGAGGACCTCAACGCGGACGGCCGGACCCTCGTGGTGATCACCCACGAGGAGCAGGTCGCGCAGCGTGCCAGGCGGGTGCTCCACATGCGCGACGGCCGGATCGTCTCGGACGAGCGGGTGACCCCGGCGGTGGCGTCGTGA
- a CDS encoding DUF4351 domain-containing protein, translating into MAGGAEPLVRLLSRKFGPLPAGVRKRIDAASSDRLEVWSDRMLDAPTLDEVFD; encoded by the coding sequence CTGGCCGGCGGCGCCGAGCCGCTCGTGCGGCTGCTCAGCCGCAAGTTCGGACCACTGCCCGCCGGTGTGCGAAAGCGGATCGATGCCGCATCGTCGGACCGGCTCGAAGTCTGGTCGGACCGGATGCTCGACGCCCCGACGCTGGACGAGGTGTTCGACTGA
- a CDS encoding HlyD family efflux transporter periplasmic adaptor subunit codes for MARAGDGKLSAAWEWARARWLNLGLLLLLVVAIVATVLVITNPGGDAPVVRTAAVTRGDVTALVTGSGNAESSLRTPVGFKGSGTVTSVQVEPGDTVTLGQTLATIDDADAQAELRTAEAQLAGAHAALDQARAGPTGVQTQQDKLAITQAEQALDNARAAVTAAEKQLQLDRAATQSAIDNAKTRLANDDESTAMAIENAEDKLEADTKTQKTLVAQAEAQERAACGSGSSITEADDEDSSSCASAQLATKNAENTRDAVLLADEQAVTTAEQTRESTLDQDRQAVTEAEQARADTLLKGGTTIETNKQAVTKAEGDVTAAKLTAEKNAHPQTPEEIAQAQATVDSAQVDVDTARRAVDETALKAPQGGVVLAVNGEAGEFTNGQGSDDSGSGGDSGGDSDSAASDAAASAGDGFIVIANLSELAVTAEIPEADAAKLELGQQATISFPANETTATGTVTRKDPQSTVSNDVVLYPVTISLTSAPPGVGVGATANVSITTGTATRVLKAPTQAITTTGNRSTVTVRRNGVDSVVPVRIGVSGPAETEIVSGVSEGDVLVLPTPNVVTGGSGAGFPRTGGR; via the coding sequence ATGGCGAGAGCGGGTGACGGGAAACTCTCGGCGGCGTGGGAGTGGGCGCGTGCGCGCTGGTTGAACCTCGGGCTGCTCCTGCTGCTGGTCGTGGCGATCGTGGCGACGGTCCTGGTGATCACGAACCCGGGCGGGGACGCTCCGGTCGTCCGCACGGCGGCGGTCACGCGTGGTGACGTGACGGCGCTCGTCACAGGAAGCGGCAACGCCGAGTCGTCGTTGCGCACGCCGGTCGGTTTCAAGGGGTCGGGCACCGTCACGTCGGTGCAGGTCGAGCCCGGTGACACGGTCACGCTCGGCCAGACGTTGGCCACGATCGACGACGCCGACGCCCAGGCGGAGCTGCGTACCGCGGAGGCCCAGCTCGCGGGCGCGCACGCCGCCCTCGACCAGGCGCGGGCCGGGCCCACGGGTGTGCAGACCCAGCAGGACAAGCTCGCGATCACCCAGGCCGAGCAGGCCCTCGACAACGCCCGCGCGGCCGTCACGGCTGCGGAGAAGCAGCTCCAGCTCGATCGCGCCGCGACGCAGTCGGCGATCGACAACGCCAAGACCCGGCTGGCGAACGACGACGAGTCGACCGCCATGGCCATCGAGAACGCCGAGGACAAGCTCGAGGCCGACACCAAGACCCAGAAGACCCTCGTCGCGCAGGCCGAGGCGCAGGAGCGGGCGGCGTGCGGCAGCGGGAGCTCGATCACGGAGGCCGACGACGAGGACTCCAGCAGCTGCGCGTCGGCGCAGCTCGCCACCAAGAACGCCGAGAACACCCGCGACGCGGTGCTGCTGGCCGACGAGCAGGCGGTGACGACGGCCGAGCAGACCCGGGAGTCGACCCTCGACCAGGACCGGCAGGCCGTCACGGAGGCGGAACAGGCCAGGGCGGACACCCTGCTGAAGGGCGGGACGACGATCGAGACCAACAAGCAGGCGGTGACGAAGGCCGAGGGTGACGTCACCGCGGCGAAGCTGACCGCGGAGAAGAACGCGCACCCGCAGACGCCGGAGGAGATCGCACAGGCGCAGGCCACGGTGGACAGCGCGCAGGTCGACGTCGACACCGCGCGCCGGGCCGTCGACGAGACCGCGCTGAAGGCGCCGCAGGGCGGGGTCGTGCTCGCCGTCAACGGCGAGGCGGGCGAGTTCACCAACGGGCAGGGCTCTGACGACTCCGGATCCGGCGGTGACAGCGGCGGTGACAGCGACTCGGCGGCCTCGGATGCGGCGGCCTCGGCGGGCGACGGGTTCATCGTGATCGCCAACCTCAGCGAGCTCGCCGTGACCGCGGAGATCCCGGAGGCCGACGCGGCGAAGCTCGAGCTCGGCCAGCAGGCGACGATCTCGTTCCCGGCGAACGAGACGACCGCGACCGGCACGGTCACCCGGAAGGATCCGCAGAGCACCGTGTCGAACGACGTCGTGCTCTACCCGGTCACGATCTCGCTGACGTCCGCTCCGCCCGGCGTCGGGGTCGGGGCCACCGCCAACGTGTCGATCACGACCGGCACCGCAACCCGCGTGCTGAAGGCGCCGACGCAGGCGATCACGACGACCGGCAACCGGAGCACGGTGACGGTGCGCCGCAACGGCGTCGACAGCGTCGTACCCGTCCGGATCGGGGTGTCGGGCCCGGCCGAGACCGAGATCGTCAGCGGGGTCTCGGAGGGCGACGTCCTGGTGCTGCCGACGCCGAACGTCGTGACCGGTGGCTCCGGCGCCGGCTTCCCCAGGACGGGTGGCCGGTGA
- a CDS encoding ABC transporter permease, which produces MNIGQSLQFAVAGVLANKLRSALTMSGIVIGVAAVIILVAAGTGASAATTASISALGSNTLTITPETGQGSGGRGGMRIGGGVFVGGGPRPAAPQGGAAQPTETDRGTEIRAPQLTLGDAEALVDPELAPTVASVAPVVTASAVTATYEGASHEVGTLTGTTPSYLVNHDDTVREGEVFTDSDYLARNRVALVGATVATALAGGDERAIVGRPIQLNGVTFQVVGLLTAKGSSGPQDQDDRVLAPMTAVQDTLTGYGPLSSISVKAAAAEGVPVATAEVTAILNARHGTKVPDFSISSPTSILEAVSQVNATFTLLLGAVAGISLLVGGIGVMNIMLVTVTERTREIGIRKAVGAQKADIVGQFLLEATMLSVAGGLLGIGIGVAVGSLSIGGFQLIVAPFSVVLAFAASVAIGLFFGFYPANKAAAMKPITALRYE; this is translated from the coding sequence GTGAACATCGGGCAGAGCCTGCAGTTCGCCGTGGCCGGGGTGCTGGCGAACAAGCTGCGCTCGGCGCTGACGATGTCGGGCATCGTCATCGGCGTTGCCGCGGTGATCATCCTCGTGGCCGCCGGCACCGGGGCGAGCGCCGCCACCACGGCGTCGATCAGCGCGCTGGGCAGCAACACGCTGACCATCACGCCCGAGACGGGCCAGGGTTCCGGCGGCCGCGGCGGTATGCGGATCGGCGGAGGCGTGTTCGTGGGTGGTGGACCGCGTCCCGCCGCGCCGCAGGGAGGAGCCGCGCAACCGACGGAGACCGACCGCGGCACCGAGATCCGCGCCCCGCAGCTGACCCTCGGGGACGCCGAGGCGCTCGTGGACCCCGAGTTGGCGCCGACCGTCGCGTCGGTGGCGCCGGTGGTGACGGCGAGCGCGGTGACCGCCACCTACGAGGGTGCGTCGCACGAGGTCGGCACCCTGACCGGCACCACCCCGAGCTACCTCGTCAACCACGACGACACGGTGCGGGAAGGCGAGGTGTTCACCGACTCCGACTACCTCGCGCGCAACCGCGTTGCGCTGGTCGGGGCCACCGTCGCCACCGCGCTGGCCGGCGGTGACGAGCGCGCGATCGTGGGGCGGCCGATCCAGCTGAACGGTGTGACGTTCCAGGTGGTCGGCCTGCTGACCGCGAAGGGCAGCAGCGGACCGCAGGACCAGGACGACCGCGTGCTCGCGCCGATGACGGCGGTGCAGGACACCCTCACCGGCTACGGGCCGCTCTCCAGCATCTCGGTGAAGGCCGCGGCCGCGGAGGGAGTGCCGGTGGCCACCGCGGAGGTCACCGCCATCCTGAACGCGCGCCACGGCACGAAGGTCCCGGACTTCTCGATCTCCAGCCCCACGTCCATCCTCGAGGCGGTCTCGCAGGTCAACGCGACCTTCACGTTGCTGCTCGGAGCGGTGGCCGGCATCTCACTCCTGGTGGGCGGGATCGGGGTCATGAACATCATGCTCGTCACCGTGACGGAACGGACGCGCGAGATCGGCATCCGGAAAGCGGTCGGTGCGCAGAAGGCCGACATCGTCGGTCAGTTCCTGCTCGAGGCCACGATGCTCTCCGTGGCAGGCGGCCTGCTCGGAATCGGCATCGGAGTTGCGGTCGGTTCGCTGTCGATCGGCGGTTTCCAGCTGATCGTCGCCCCGTTCTCGGTGGTGCTCGCCTTCGCCGCGTCCGTGGCGATCGGGCTGTTCTTCGGCTTCTACCCCGCGAACAAGGCCGCGGCCATGAAACCGATCACCGCCCTCCGATACGAATGA